The following coding sequences lie in one Seriola aureovittata isolate HTS-2021-v1 ecotype China chromosome 5, ASM2101889v1, whole genome shotgun sequence genomic window:
- the LOC130169757 gene encoding carnitine O-acetyltransferase-like, producing the protein MLGVFVRSVLRPGVAKPCRLVRPVTQIPERSLVHQEGLPKLPVPPLKQTCERYLASLEPIVSEEELEHTRKLVEEFLKGGVGGRLQKGLERRARKADNWLSEWWMQSAYLDCRMPLAVYTSPGVVLPRMLFQDRQGQMRFAAKLIAGVLDFKKMIDTKTLPVEYLSGKPLCMDQYYQILSSCRIPGPKRDTVVNHTIGKTPPTHITVVHNFQFFVLDVYNSDGTPLTVDQIYMQLEKIWNSSLQTNKEPIGILTSQHRNTWGKAYNNLIKDKTNKESVRAIQKSIFTVCLDAPMPRVSDELYQSRVAAQMLHGGGARWNSGNRWFDKTLQFIVGEDGTCGLVYEHAPAEGPPIVFLIDYVVKCMQKTEIVRSPMVPLAAPQKLRFNITPEVKRDIEKAKQNMNIMVHDLDVKVLMFSPFGKNVPKQHKLSPDAFVQMALQLAYFRMYSICCSTYESASLRMFKYGRTDAINATTVDSFKFVQAMQDPAKQNTERLALLQRAVQTHKDNTYNAIHGQAIDRHLLGLKMQGIEDLTSMPEIFMDTSFAVAQHYNLSTSQVGSKTDCVMCFGPMVPDGYGVCYNPMDEHINIAITAFNSCEETNAAKFAQAVEDALLDMRALLEDTATAKQ; encoded by the exons ATGTTGGGTGTTTTTGTCAGATCCGTG CTGCGGCCAGGCGTGGCGAAACCATGTCGCCTGGTCAGACCAGTAACACAGATCCCAGAGAGGTCCCTGGTGCACCAGGAGGGTTTACCTAAGCTGCCTGTGCCGCCTTTGAAGCAGACATGTGAGCGCTACCTGGCCTCTCTAGAGCCCATTGTCAgcgaggaggagctggagcacACTCGAAAGCTGGTGGAGGAATTTCTCAAAGGTGGTGTGGGGGGAAGGCTGCAGAAAGGCCTGGAGCGACGGGCACGCAAGGCAGACAACTGG CTGTCAGAATGGTGGATGCAGTCAGCCTATCTAGACTGTCGTATGCCTTTAGCGGTCTACACCAGTCCAGGGGTCGTCCTACCGCGCATGCTCTTCCAGGATCGCCAAGGACAGATGAG ATTTGCTGCCAAACTGATTGCAGGAGTGTTGGACTTCAAAAAAATGATTGACAC TAAGACCCTGCCTGTAGAGTACCTAAGTGGGAAGCCGCTGTGTATGGATCAGTATTACCAGATCTTGTCCTCCTGTCGTATCCCTGGTCCAAAGAGAGACACTGTTGTAAACCACACCATCGGAAAAACGCCTCCCACTCACATCACTGTGGTCCACAACTTCCAG TTTTTTGTCTTGGATGTGTATAACAGCGATGGCACCCCACTGACAGTCGACCAGATTTACATGCAGTTGGAGAAGATCTGGAACTCCTCTTTGCAGACTAACAAGGAGCCGATTGGCATCCTTACATCACAGCACCGCAACACCTGGGGAAAAGCCTATAACAACCTGATCAAGG ATAAGACAAATAAGGAGTCAGTCCGTGCCATCCAGAAAAGCATTTTTACGGTTTGTTTGGATGCCCCGATGCCTCGTGTGTCAGATGAGCTGTACCAGAGCCGCGTGGCTGCCCAGATGCTACATGGAGGAGGAGCTCGCTGGAACAGCGGCAACCGCTGGTTCGATAAGACATTGCAG TTCATCGTCGGTGAAGACGGTACATGTGGACTGGTGTATGAGCATGCACCTGCTGAGGGTCCACCCATCGTGTTTCTCATTGACTACGTTGTTAAATGCAT GCAGAAAACTGAAATAGTCCGTTCCCCGATGGTTCCCTTGGCGGCGCCTCAGAAACTGCGTTTTAACATTACACCTGAGGTCAAGAGAGACATTGAGAAAGccaaacaaaatatgaacat AATGGTGCATGACTTAGATGTGAAGGTGCTGATGTTTTCTCCTTTTGGAAAAAATGTGCCAAAGCAACATAAGCTGAGTCCAGATGCTTTTGTGCAAATGGCTCTTCAACTTGCCTACTTCCG GATGTATAGTATTTGCTGCTCTACATATGAAAGTGCATCATTACGAATGTTTAAATATGGGCGAACAGATGCAATCAATGCAACGACTGTAGACTCCTTTAAATTCGTCCAGGCAATGCAAGACCCAGCTAAACAG AACACAGAGAGGCTTGCGCTGCTGCAGAGGGCTGTGCAGACACATAAGGACAACACGTACAAC gCAATTCATGGACAAGCCATAGACAGACATCTCCTCGGGCTGAAGATGCAGGGTATTGAAGACCTGACCTCTATGCCTGAGATATTCATGGATACCTCTTTTGCTGTGGCTCAGCATTATAATCTCTCCACCAGCCAG GTTGGCTCCAAGACAGACTGTGTGATGTGCTTTGGTCCAATGGTGCCAGATGGCTATGGAGTGTGTTACAATCCCATGGATGAGCACATCAACATCGCCATCACGGCCTTCAACAGCTGTGAAGAGACGAACGCTGCCAAGTTTGCCCAGGCTGTAGAGGATGCTCTGTTGGACATGAGAGCTCTCCTGGAAGACACAGCTACCGCCAAGCAGTGA